ACTCGCACGGCGGCCTTTCGAAGAATGTCCTGCAGCGAGCGGGCGGACAGGCGCCTTGCGCGGCGGGTAATTAAAAGCGGGCCTTGGGGCGGCTCTCGCTGCGACAGGTAATGTTCAAGAACGCGGCACAGCGCAGCGGGCAACACCAGGCTGCGCTGCAGGCGGCCTTTTGTTTTGAGCCAGATCAGGCCGGAGGTAAGATGGATATCGCCACAGTCGATGGCCAGCAGGCTGGCGGTTCGCAGCCCGAACACCGACAGCAGCAGGAAGGCGGCCAGGTTTCTCAGGCCGCGAAGATCTACGGCCTTGGCGGTAAATTCTTCCAGGAGCCGGTCATACTGCGCCTGGTTTAAAAACTGGGGAACGGTCTTTTCGATCTTTGGATACGACAGACCGCCGGCAATGTTATCGGCGTGTCCGTTGAGAGCCAGAAAGTGGTAAAACTGCCGCATGGCCCATACGCGAAATTTTGTTACGTGAATGGACGGATTGCGGTATTTTGCGGT
The sequence above is a segment of the Deltaproteobacteria bacterium genome. Coding sequences within it:
- a CDS encoding tyrosine-type recombinase/integrase — encoded protein: MLQTLIKPFIGYCRLTDFSDRSIQSFEVRLREFRFFLIESKIGAIADVEYLHLVEFTAKYRNPSIHVTKFRVWAMRQFYHFLALNGHADNIAGGLSYPKIEKTVPQFLNQAQYDRLLEEFTAKAVDLRGLRNLAAFLLLSVFGLRTASLLAIDCGDIHLTSGLIWLKTKGRLQRSLVLPAALCRVLEHYLSQREPPQGPLLITRRARRLSARSLQDILRKAAVRVGIDQTISPRLFRHSAATHLNRVAGIEITQQVLGHRRRANTVKYTHLNPDVYVDYMQRHPYMTPERRLS